Proteins from a genomic interval of Mesobacillus sp. S13:
- a CDS encoding c-type cytochrome: MKKEYQQHDSKEGDIVSGIKIEHNKVPKLLVAVFYVVAIWAIGYAIFMPGKLAVEPAAAPQDNKGELIFEGTCLSCHATGAAPDLRGVTDRMPEEDIKNVIKKGRNTMPAIGHLYTEKEIDKVYEYLEDYR; the protein is encoded by the coding sequence ATGAAAAAAGAATATCAGCAACATGACAGCAAAGAGGGAGACATTGTCTCTGGTATTAAAATTGAACACAATAAAGTGCCGAAGCTCCTGGTCGCTGTATTTTATGTTGTCGCCATCTGGGCGATCGGGTATGCAATCTTCATGCCTGGAAAACTTGCAGTCGAACCTGCGGCGGCTCCCCAGGATAATAAAGGTGAGCTCATTTTCGAGGGTACTTGCCTGAGCTGCCACGCTACTGGTGCAGCACCTGACTTGAGAGGTGTAACCGACAGGATGCCGGAAGAGGACATCAAAAATGTCATTAAAAAAGGCCGTAACACTATGCCTGCGATTGGTCACCTTTATACAGAGAAAGAAATCGATAAAGTTTATGAATACTTAGAGGATTACAGATAA
- a CDS encoding 4Fe-4S binding protein → MGKTITRWAFFIIIFTLPFWNGFRMDIDNEKLFLFGFQLSYEAGYLFFVFLFLFLMAFLALSMIVYRAFCQYACPHNTFSMLLNKIEAKLGDKGKAVTFLLAFVVSIFMAYATVSYFYDPMTIWESLVNFKMNKYFFLVTSTAVLFTALSYKARNSFCKVCPYGLAQGISRVDDKTQWLTHPGVWITWGTTTALVLVLLVGWF, encoded by the coding sequence GTGGGTAAAACTATAACAAGATGGGCATTTTTCATCATTATTTTCACTCTGCCGTTCTGGAACGGTTTCAGGATGGACATCGACAACGAAAAGCTATTCTTGTTCGGCTTCCAATTATCCTATGAAGCTGGCTACTTATTTTTCGTTTTCTTATTCTTGTTCCTGATGGCTTTCCTGGCACTATCGATGATCGTGTACAGGGCGTTTTGCCAGTATGCATGCCCTCACAATACCTTCAGCATGCTTTTGAACAAAATTGAAGCAAAACTAGGTGACAAGGGCAAAGCCGTAACATTCCTGCTGGCTTTCGTTGTAAGTATCTTCATGGCTTACGCGACAGTGAGCTATTTCTACGACCCAATGACAATCTGGGAATCGCTCGTTAATTTTAAAATGAACAAATACTTCTTCCTTGTCACTTCAACCGCTGTTCTATTTACAGCTTTATCTTACAAGGCAAGAAACTCTTTTTGTAAAGTTTGCCCATACGGACTTGCTCAGGGCATTTCCCGTGTGGACGACAAAACCCAATGGCTTACCCATCCAGGTGTATGGATTACATGGGGCACAACGACTGCCCTTGTACTAGTCCTGCTTGTTGGATGGTTCTAA
- a CDS encoding beta-propeller fold lactonase family protein has product MNKILKMSAFALLSISLTACSEAAVKNASLDDVNKKDLPPIHEDYSSNWWKDQPNGNADTDTDWDGEGWILSSNEVSNGVAIADIKTGNVVKYFQSSGTPHHVHLNKEQTWAFATQRYGTSVLAINMETLESHNIDFPGFEDAPAPQHMTMSMDGKYAFTSLNGVGAVGMIDANTAELVKVFKDVGKKPRDLNVTPDGKKLFVSLQAESFITVIDIETGDMRYLERTETDYGKGTGSGLDMSNDGKLVAVSNTADNEVALYDAETEKLLKKFGDIPKPVNVSFMGDTYDLVTGNRNDGSISIIDADKLKFVKTIKTGPGTNIPYLGPDGHWYTSQNGAGYLTVMDPEDNYKIVRKIWGVQNIHWLAWSPDGSMMFGSNWGDKTLTKIDLTKKKDFRQTIPVGLNPNGIAIKTNVPKDQLVKYQKEINAEEANRIKKASTLVFPDARNINEEAFLGTCLQCHDIGRIMRNNSKGSEAWTSVVDRMKGNGAKMTDEQRQQIIDYLASDEHKSLSIQTELEMELAEQNKDKE; this is encoded by the coding sequence ATGAATAAAATCTTGAAAATGTCAGCATTCGCACTACTGTCAATTTCTCTTACTGCCTGCTCTGAAGCTGCAGTAAAAAATGCATCTCTTGATGATGTAAACAAAAAGGATCTTCCACCGATCCATGAAGACTATTCATCAAACTGGTGGAAAGACCAGCCGAACGGGAACGCAGATACCGATACAGATTGGGACGGAGAAGGCTGGATCCTCTCATCCAATGAAGTTAGTAACGGTGTTGCCATCGCAGATATCAAAACTGGTAACGTGGTCAAATACTTTCAAAGCTCAGGTACTCCCCACCACGTTCATTTAAACAAAGAGCAGACATGGGCTTTTGCGACACAACGTTATGGAACAAGCGTTTTAGCCATTAATATGGAGACACTCGAGTCCCATAACATCGATTTTCCAGGCTTTGAAGATGCACCTGCTCCGCAGCATATGACGATGTCAATGGACGGCAAGTATGCTTTCACTTCTCTGAATGGTGTAGGAGCTGTCGGAATGATTGACGCCAACACGGCAGAATTAGTGAAAGTGTTCAAAGACGTTGGTAAAAAGCCAAGGGATTTGAACGTCACTCCTGACGGCAAAAAACTGTTTGTCAGCTTGCAGGCAGAATCGTTCATCACTGTCATAGACATCGAAACAGGTGATATGAGGTACCTTGAAAGAACAGAGACTGACTACGGAAAAGGTACAGGTTCGGGTCTCGACATGTCAAATGACGGCAAACTCGTTGCTGTTTCCAATACAGCTGACAATGAAGTTGCCCTTTATGATGCAGAGACTGAGAAGCTTCTTAAAAAATTTGGCGATATCCCTAAACCAGTTAATGTTAGCTTCATGGGTGATACTTACGATTTAGTTACAGGAAACCGTAATGATGGTTCAATTTCCATCATCGATGCAGACAAATTGAAGTTCGTCAAAACCATCAAGACAGGTCCTGGGACGAACATCCCTTACCTCGGTCCAGACGGACATTGGTATACTTCACAGAATGGTGCCGGTTATTTAACTGTTATGGATCCGGAAGACAACTATAAAATTGTCAGGAAAATCTGGGGTGTCCAGAATATCCACTGGCTCGCTTGGAGTCCAGATGGCAGCATGATGTTTGGTTCTAACTGGGGAGACAAAACCCTCACAAAAATTGATTTGACAAAGAAGAAGGATTTCAGACAGACAATTCCTGTTGGTTTGAATCCAAACGGAATCGCAATCAAGACAAATGTTCCTAAAGACCAGCTTGTAAAATATCAGAAAGAAATTAATGCAGAAGAAGCGAACAGAATCAAGAAAGCTTCAACTCTTGTATTCCCTGACGCGAGAAATATCAATGAAGAAGCGTTCCTTGGAACTTGCTTACAGTGCCACGATATTGGCCGTATCATGAGAAACAACAGTAAAGGATCTGAGGCATGGACTTCAGTTGTAGACCGCATGAAAGGGAACGGAGCAAAAATGACCGATGAACAAAGACAGCAAATCATCGATTACCTTGCTTCCGATGAGCATAAGTCGCTTTCCATCCAAACAGAACTGGAAATGGAACTGGCTGAACAAAATAAGGATAAAGAATAA
- a CDS encoding LysR family transcriptional regulator has translation MNLEHLKTFIAAAKYESFSQAGKMLNLSQPAVSHQISQLEAYYNKQLFIRANRKIKLSEAGKRLYEHGQQLIALNEKLENILAEGDSSQTIKIGCSNTIGECMISKMIQDFIKLNPDITSDQIQITIGTSVHITDLLYASEIDLALVEGQAGRYDFISHEFYDDLLVLGVSPQLRVDPENQDPAKLEEMTWLIREPGCAMRQATLDLWKGLNIQPKSVLVYNSNTLIKEGVKNGLGVAVFSKLAICPEIHSTQIRVSPFKDRDRFRPFFLLRKDKQFKSNLHERLWDYIRKLDENPNASC, from the coding sequence TTGAATTTGGAACACTTAAAGACTTTCATTGCTGCCGCAAAATATGAGAGCTTCTCCCAGGCAGGTAAGATGCTGAACCTTTCACAACCCGCCGTTAGCCATCAAATCAGCCAGTTAGAGGCTTATTATAATAAACAGTTATTCATTAGGGCCAATCGTAAAATCAAATTATCAGAAGCCGGCAAAAGATTATATGAACATGGCCAGCAGTTGATCGCATTGAATGAAAAACTGGAAAATATCCTTGCAGAAGGAGATTCCAGCCAAACAATCAAGATTGGCTGCAGCAATACGATCGGTGAATGCATGATCTCGAAAATGATACAGGATTTCATAAAGCTAAATCCTGATATAACAAGCGACCAAATCCAAATTACTATCGGTACATCTGTTCATATCACAGACTTACTGTATGCATCGGAAATTGATCTTGCTCTTGTCGAGGGACAAGCTGGCCGGTATGACTTTATTTCTCATGAGTTTTATGATGACTTGCTCGTTCTTGGTGTTTCTCCACAGCTCAGGGTAGACCCAGAAAACCAGGATCCTGCAAAGCTCGAAGAAATGACCTGGCTGATCAGGGAACCAGGCTGTGCGATGAGGCAGGCAACACTGGACTTATGGAAAGGGTTGAATATCCAGCCGAAATCTGTCCTTGTGTATAATAGCAATACCCTCATCAAAGAAGGTGTTAAAAACGGGCTTGGTGTCGCTGTCTTCTCCAAACTGGCTATTTGTCCTGAAATTCATTCAACACAGATTAGGGTCAGTCCGTTCAAAGACAGGGATCGTTTTCGTCCATTCTTCCTGTTAAGGAAGGATAAACAGTTCAAATCTAATCTTCATGAGAGATTATGGGACTATATAAGGAAATTAGATGAAAATCCTAATGCTTCCTGTTGA
- a CDS encoding cytochrome c biogenesis CcdA family protein, with protein sequence MTDIGLFFAFTAGILSFFSPCVFPLLPAYITHLTGGKIEGSKVAVDRATLFTRSFGFIVGFSLIFIVMGASASFLGQVFANYRTIVMQIAGLLIIIFGLQMAGLLNIKFLMMEKKVHSDTKSKGAFSSVFLGMAFASGWSPCVGLALSSILLLASSSDTLYQGMYLLTSYSLGMAVPFLIISFVISYSLKAIKKINKYLSKLALVNGMIMVGMGFLVLSGQMQKISAWLSAYSLFGF encoded by the coding sequence ATGACAGATATCGGGTTATTTTTTGCCTTTACTGCTGGAATTTTATCATTTTTCTCACCATGTGTTTTCCCTCTCCTTCCTGCTTACATAACTCATTTGACTGGCGGAAAGATTGAGGGCTCAAAAGTTGCAGTCGATCGCGCAACACTTTTCACTCGTTCTTTTGGTTTTATTGTCGGGTTTAGCCTGATTTTTATCGTCATGGGCGCGTCGGCCTCTTTCCTTGGACAGGTATTTGCCAATTACCGGACAATCGTCATGCAAATCGCTGGATTGCTGATCATCATTTTCGGACTGCAGATGGCCGGCCTGCTGAACATTAAATTTCTGATGATGGAGAAAAAAGTCCATTCCGATACGAAATCGAAAGGCGCTTTCAGTTCTGTATTCCTTGGAATGGCGTTCGCGAGCGGATGGTCACCTTGTGTCGGACTTGCACTCTCCTCCATCCTGCTTTTAGCGAGTTCTTCCGATACTTTATACCAGGGAATGTATCTGCTGACTTCATATTCTCTTGGAATGGCCGTTCCTTTCCTGATCATATCTTTTGTTATTTCTTATTCTTTGAAAGCAATCAAGAAGATCAACAAATATCTATCTAAGCTCGCACTCGTGAATGGTATGATCATGGTTGGAATGGGCTTCCTCGTCCTTTCCGGCCAAATGCAAAAAATAAGCGCCTGGCTGTCTGCTTACAGCTTATTCGGATTTTAG
- a CDS encoding response regulator transcription factor, which produces MRQELIGKSVLVVEDDPKIRTLVKIYLTNEGYEVLEADNGIAAQEMIEKYDPCILILDLMLPGKSGEEICLWLRNDLESMMPVIMLTAKASEKSMIEGFKLGADDYVVKPFSPAELMVRIEAVLRRTASRCGKLTFTGLTIKPAKGQAMVNGEALDLTNFEFRLLHMFMQHPGQILSRAQILDTIYENSEKAVTERTIDVHIKNLREKIKEKTPKDYIQTVRGMGYKFAAN; this is translated from the coding sequence ATGAGGCAAGAACTGATTGGCAAAAGTGTACTGGTTGTCGAAGATGATCCTAAAATCCGTACGCTTGTAAAAATTTATTTAACGAATGAAGGCTACGAGGTCCTGGAAGCGGACAATGGGATTGCCGCACAGGAAATGATTGAAAAATATGATCCTTGCATCCTGATCCTTGACCTTATGCTCCCAGGCAAGAGCGGTGAGGAGATTTGCCTCTGGCTGCGTAATGACCTGGAAAGTATGATGCCTGTCATCATGCTGACAGCAAAAGCTTCTGAAAAAAGCATGATTGAAGGCTTTAAGCTCGGTGCCGATGATTATGTCGTAAAACCTTTCAGTCCTGCCGAGTTGATGGTCAGGATAGAAGCGGTGCTAAGAAGGACGGCAAGCCGTTGCGGAAAGCTGACTTTTACCGGACTAACTATTAAACCCGCTAAAGGGCAGGCAATGGTCAATGGCGAAGCACTCGATTTGACCAATTTTGAGTTCAGGCTTCTCCACATGTTCATGCAGCATCCCGGCCAAATCCTGTCGAGGGCGCAAATACTTGACACTATCTATGAAAACAGCGAAAAGGCCGTCACGGAGCGGACGATCGATGTGCATATCAAGAACCTCCGGGAAAAAATCAAAGAAAAAACGCCGAAAGATTATATTCAGACAGTAAGAGGGATGGGGTATAAATTTGCGGCGAATTAA
- a CDS encoding ATP-binding protein — protein sequence MRRIKRITNLLLSKLVAVNSIVILLVIMLAGISVKDYACFLVNHEQVTGAQLVDTLNSFLIKVSIIAFIAAGLLHYFSVRKIVNPVKAMAAAANQVKAGKIPPKIDVPASGELGELITSFNAMTETLSVVQLRREEMLRDIAHELRTPLTNINGYLEALHNGVLTGDRELFGSLLDESKRITRIVDLITELDAWSQESQFPEKQFEELDIKQVLAESIAAFHLKLSGRFESFSQQIEHATVVGHKDGLKQVLANLLQNIIDYDSGGHLDIKGQLDAEGYRITFTHEGTYIDPDKKELIFERFYRLEESRSTKAEGAGLGLAIAKSVISAHDGKIGLDTDAHQHSFWISLPTRSNS from the coding sequence TTGCGGCGAATTAAAAGGATCACGAACTTGTTATTATCGAAGCTGGTTGCCGTCAATAGCATCGTCATCCTCCTGGTCATCATGCTTGCAGGAATATCAGTAAAAGATTATGCCTGCTTTCTTGTTAACCATGAACAAGTGACCGGCGCGCAGCTTGTTGATACATTGAATTCATTTCTTATAAAAGTAAGCATCATCGCTTTTATCGCAGCAGGGCTTTTGCATTATTTTTCAGTCAGGAAGATTGTGAACCCTGTGAAAGCAATGGCAGCTGCTGCAAATCAAGTTAAAGCAGGTAAAATCCCGCCGAAAATCGATGTTCCTGCAAGCGGGGAACTAGGTGAACTCATAACAAGCTTTAATGCCATGACAGAGACACTTTCTGTAGTCCAATTAAGGCGAGAAGAAATGTTAAGGGATATCGCCCATGAATTAAGGACCCCGCTGACGAATATCAATGGCTACCTTGAAGCACTCCATAATGGTGTATTGACGGGGGACAGGGAGCTCTTCGGCTCTCTTTTGGATGAATCCAAGAGGATTACAAGGATTGTTGACCTGATCACTGAGCTAGATGCCTGGAGCCAGGAGTCACAATTTCCGGAGAAGCAGTTTGAAGAATTGGACATAAAACAGGTTTTGGCCGAATCAATTGCGGCCTTCCACCTCAAGCTGTCGGGCAGGTTCGAGTCATTCAGCCAGCAAATCGAACATGCTACGGTTGTTGGCCATAAGGATGGCTTGAAGCAAGTTCTGGCCAATCTGCTCCAGAATATCATCGATTATGATAGCGGAGGTCACCTTGATATTAAGGGACAGCTTGATGCTGAAGGATACAGGATTACTTTTACCCATGAAGGAACGTATATTGATCCAGATAAAAAAGAGCTTATTTTCGAGCGGTTTTACAGGCTTGAAGAATCGCGGAGCACAAAAGCGGAGGGTGCCGGACTCGGACTGGCCATCGCCAAAAGCGTCATCAGCGCACATGATGGGAAAATCGGCCTTGATACAGATGCGCATCAGCACTCATTCTGGATCAGCCTGCCAACTCGTTCCAATTCTTAA
- a CDS encoding OsmC family protein: MEFTYYNEKLIGQLEYGFLPISPNTEMGYRPMELFVSSLTGCSTSVLANILEKKRIDYKRMDVIVSAIRNTEEVNRIEQLTFNVAVQTDTEDKQKQAEKIAGLVLKNCGMIQSVIGSIDIHYQIEFTPDQPKKGDVA, translated from the coding sequence ATGGAATTTACTTATTATAATGAAAAACTGATCGGACAATTAGAATACGGGTTCCTTCCAATTTCCCCGAATACTGAGATGGGCTACAGGCCTATGGAACTTTTCGTATCTTCATTGACTGGGTGCAGTACCTCGGTACTGGCAAATATTCTTGAGAAGAAGAGAATAGACTATAAAAGAATGGACGTCATAGTGTCAGCAATCCGAAACACCGAAGAGGTAAACCGGATTGAACAGCTGACCTTCAATGTGGCCGTCCAGACAGACACAGAGGATAAGCAAAAGCAAGCTGAGAAGATTGCCGGCCTTGTCCTCAAAAACTGCGGCATGATCCAATCTGTCATCGGAAGCATCGACATCCACTATCAGATTGAGTTCACGCCAGATCAGCCAAAAAAAGGTGATGTTGCTTGA
- a CDS encoding redoxin domain-containing protein — MNKNLLSFAILALAVVILIVNIWKPGATEGEKDTTAPTGDSVETTEDIPGAKLSSLREGAEAPDFELNTLEGESIKLSDYRGKKVILNFWATWCPPCKAEMPHMQNFYEDYNDQGVEILAVNLTNMDKGEEEVQKFVDEYGLTFPIPMDEEGFAGTTYQAFTIPTSYILDENGVITKKIVGPMDENMMKDLTGVK, encoded by the coding sequence TTGAATAAAAATCTTTTATCATTCGCGATTTTAGCATTGGCTGTCGTCATTTTGATCGTGAATATCTGGAAACCAGGGGCGACCGAGGGCGAAAAGGATACAACAGCACCAACAGGTGATTCCGTTGAAACGACCGAGGATATTCCGGGCGCTAAGCTGTCTTCATTGCGAGAAGGCGCAGAGGCACCTGACTTCGAACTCAATACGCTTGAGGGTGAGAGCATCAAGCTGTCTGATTACCGGGGCAAAAAAGTGATCCTGAACTTCTGGGCTACATGGTGCCCTCCATGTAAAGCCGAAATGCCGCATATGCAAAATTTCTATGAAGACTATAATGACCAGGGCGTTGAAATTCTAGCCGTCAACCTGACGAACATGGATAAAGGCGAGGAAGAAGTCCAAAAATTCGTCGATGAATATGGGTTGACCTTCCCAATTCCGATGGATGAAGAAGGATTCGCCGGAACCACCTATCAGGCATTTACGATCCCAACAAGCTACATCCTCGACGAAAACGGAGTAATTACGAAAAAAATCGTCGGCCCGATGGACGAGAATATGATGAAGGACCTTACTGGGGTTAAATAG
- a CDS encoding bifunctional metallophosphatase/5'-nucleotidase: protein MTKLTIIQQNDTHGSLELHHELFWKENQPELRKTGGFPRISKYIKDLKSQEKNVLFLDGGDLFHGTLPLVASKGEAILPALEKIGLDGWVPGNWDFAYGKEQLSSLVKALPFPSVACNVKDQETNESFMKPYIIKELEGVKVGIIGLTYPYVDETMPESFSKGLAFSRGVEETRDCVEALKGQVDLVVLLSHMGLPLDVELATLVDGIDIILSGHSHDRVEEAITVNDTLVVQAGSSASFLGKLDITLEDGKMEDYRYELVPIDESFPEDKEMVGIIAEILEPYSKERGNVVGKTESILHRMTLNEAPMDQLITDAYRHAYDSDLAFSHGWRYGTPVPAGDITEYELHTIIPTNPEMFTLEMTGERLMNALEKNLEMVFSRDPFKQKGGYILRSSGLFMSFKPYNPEGNRIQKLLIGGQEIDLTKKYKIVGAGKQLFKGAEADKTYHDVHAVDVIKQFLKEKGTFKAVREQKILST, encoded by the coding sequence ATGACAAAATTGACGATTATACAGCAAAACGACACACATGGGAGCCTGGAACTCCATCATGAACTATTCTGGAAAGAGAACCAGCCTGAACTTCGTAAAACAGGTGGTTTTCCAAGGATTTCGAAGTACATCAAGGATCTTAAATCTCAAGAAAAGAATGTTCTATTCCTGGATGGAGGAGACCTGTTTCATGGGACACTTCCATTAGTAGCGTCGAAAGGCGAAGCAATTTTACCAGCATTGGAGAAAATAGGGCTGGATGGCTGGGTACCTGGGAACTGGGATTTTGCCTACGGAAAAGAACAGTTGTCTTCTCTTGTAAAAGCATTGCCGTTTCCCTCCGTTGCTTGCAATGTAAAAGATCAAGAAACAAATGAATCGTTTATGAAGCCATATATCATCAAGGAGCTAGAGGGTGTCAAGGTCGGTATCATTGGACTGACTTATCCTTATGTCGACGAGACGATGCCTGAAAGCTTCTCAAAAGGCCTTGCGTTCTCTAGAGGGGTGGAGGAAACGCGTGATTGTGTGGAAGCCTTGAAGGGGCAGGTAGACCTAGTTGTGTTGTTAAGCCATATGGGCCTTCCTCTTGATGTTGAACTGGCAACTCTTGTTGATGGCATTGATATCATCTTGTCGGGACACAGCCATGACAGGGTAGAAGAGGCAATTACCGTCAACGATACTCTTGTCGTTCAGGCTGGTTCAAGTGCATCATTCCTTGGAAAACTGGATATCACTCTTGAAGACGGCAAAATGGAAGACTATCGATACGAACTAGTGCCAATCGATGAGAGCTTTCCTGAAGATAAGGAAATGGTGGGAATCATTGCAGAGATATTAGAACCGTACAGTAAGGAGCGGGGTAATGTCGTTGGAAAGACAGAGTCTATTTTACACAGAATGACCTTGAATGAAGCCCCGATGGATCAACTGATCACAGATGCATATCGTCACGCCTACGATAGCGATTTGGCATTTTCGCATGGGTGGAGATATGGTACGCCAGTCCCAGCAGGAGATATTACTGAGTATGAGCTGCACACCATCATCCCGACAAACCCGGAAATGTTCACTCTTGAGATGACAGGAGAGCGCCTGATGAATGCCCTCGAGAAGAATCTGGAAATGGTGTTTTCAAGGGATCCGTTCAAGCAAAAAGGCGGATATATTCTCAGGTCCTCAGGGTTATTCATGTCCTTCAAGCCATACAATCCGGAAGGGAACAGAATTCAGAAGCTGCTCATAGGTGGGCAGGAGATCGATCTGACGAAGAAATACAAGATTGTAGGGGCAGGCAAACAGCTGTTTAAAGGCGCTGAAGCAGATAAAACTTATCATGATGTTCATGCAGTGGATGTTATTAAGCAATTCTTAAAAGAAAAAGGGACATTCAAAGCCGTTCGAGAGCAGAAAATCTTAAGCACGTAG
- a CDS encoding MBL fold metallo-hydrolase gives MVKTITAKEIAQKVINHDDLFIIDARNTDDFDDWKIEGRNVKVHNTPYFDLLEGIDPIKDVLPKDQDIYVVCAKGGSSEFVAEQIEEAGYTNVYSIEGGMKAWSEYLEPIKIGDLKNGGSLYQFVRIGKGCLSYLVESNGEAAIIDTNRMIEQYEEFMSGKDFKLVALLDTHLHADHISGGKKLADKVGAKYYLPPKDAEEVTFQYEPLQDGDEIKVGNTVIQALYSPGHTIGSTSFIIDDQFLLTGDILFIDSIGRPDLAGLAQDWVGDLRNTLYQRYKELADELLVLPAHYMGINEMNDDGSISEKLGVLYAENHGLQIDSEETFRKTVTENLPPQPNSYQEIRQMNMGKINPDIEEQREMEIGPNRCAVR, from the coding sequence ATGGTAAAGACAATCACAGCAAAAGAAATAGCACAAAAAGTCATAAACCATGATGACCTGTTTATCATTGATGCAAGAAATACAGATGACTTCGATGATTGGAAAATCGAAGGCCGCAATGTAAAAGTCCATAATACGCCGTACTTTGACCTTCTTGAAGGTATTGATCCAATAAAGGATGTATTGCCTAAAGACCAGGACATTTACGTCGTATGTGCAAAAGGTGGTTCGTCTGAGTTTGTTGCCGAGCAAATTGAAGAGGCTGGTTACACGAATGTATACTCTATTGAAGGCGGTATGAAAGCCTGGAGTGAGTATTTGGAGCCTATTAAGATTGGTGACCTTAAAAATGGCGGATCGCTCTATCAATTCGTCCGTATCGGGAAAGGGTGTCTTTCCTATCTTGTTGAATCGAATGGCGAGGCTGCCATCATTGATACAAACCGGATGATTGAACAGTATGAGGAATTCATGTCAGGGAAGGACTTCAAGCTGGTTGCCTTGCTTGATACACATCTCCATGCTGACCATATTTCCGGCGGAAAGAAGCTTGCTGATAAAGTGGGAGCCAAGTACTACCTTCCGCCTAAAGATGCAGAAGAAGTGACATTCCAATATGAACCTCTTCAGGATGGCGATGAAATCAAGGTTGGAAACACTGTGATCCAGGCTTTGTATTCTCCGGGCCATACAATTGGCAGTACTTCGTTCATCATCGATGATCAATTCCTGCTGACCGGTGACATTCTCTTCATTGACTCAATCGGACGCCCTGACCTGGCCGGCCTGGCTCAGGACTGGGTAGGCGACCTGAGGAATACTTTGTATCAGCGTTACAAAGAACTTGCCGATGAATTACTTGTCCTGCCGGCCCACTATATGGGGATCAATGAGATGAATGATGATGGCAGCATTTCCGAAAAACTTGGCGTGCTGTACGCCGAGAACCACGGATTGCAAATCGACAGCGAAGAGACGTTCAGGAAGACAGTAACCGAAAATCTCCCGCCTCAGCCTAACTCCTACCAGGAAATCAGGCAGATGAATATGGGTAAAATCAATCCAGATATCGAAGAACAGCGGGAAATGGAAATCGGTCCGAACCGATGCGCAGTAAGATAA
- a CDS encoding DsrE/DsrF/DrsH-like family protein, translated as MKVAIIASNGGMFDAYKVFNIATAAAATDAEVGIFFTFEGLNLIHKEAHKQLPMPAGTEHFQEGFARENVPPVDQLVEMAAEMGVKMIACQMTMDVMSLQKDQFVDGIDVGGAASFLHFASDANITLTF; from the coding sequence ATGAAAGTAGCTATCATCGCCTCTAATGGCGGAATGTTCGATGCATATAAAGTATTCAATATCGCGACTGCGGCAGCAGCAACAGACGCAGAAGTAGGAATTTTCTTCACATTTGAAGGCTTGAACTTGATCCATAAGGAAGCCCACAAACAACTTCCTATGCCAGCAGGTACAGAGCACTTCCAAGAAGGTTTCGCACGAGAAAATGTTCCTCCAGTTGACCAACTAGTTGAAATGGCAGCTGAAATGGGCGTAAAGATGATTGCCTGCCAGATGACAATGGACGTAATGTCACTTCAAAAAGACCAGTTCGTTGATGGCATTGACGTTGGCGGAGCTGCTTCATTCCTTCACTTCGCTAGCGATGCTAACATTACATTGACATTCTAA
- a CDS encoding sulfurtransferase TusA family protein: MSISADKVLDAKGLACPMPIVKTKKTMNELEPGQVIEVQATDKGSTTDLKAWAESTGNQYLGTITDGDVLKHYLRKARDEELNNESPHPHTATLEEVLAKMEGEEKLSILDVRESAEYAFGHIPNAKSIPLGELEQRFNELDPEEDVYIICRSGSRSDMAAKQLAEKGFKKPINVVSGMKGWTGPTETSVEK; this comes from the coding sequence ATGTCAATTTCTGCGGATAAAGTACTGGACGCAAAAGGTCTGGCTTGCCCGATGCCGATTGTCAAAACGAAGAAAACAATGAATGAGCTTGAGCCTGGCCAGGTTATTGAAGTACAGGCTACAGATAAAGGTTCGACTACCGACCTGAAAGCATGGGCTGAAAGTACTGGCAATCAATACCTTGGTACAATCACAGATGGAGATGTGCTCAAACATTATCTTCGCAAAGCCAGAGATGAAGAACTGAACAATGAATCGCCACACCCGCATACAGCTACACTTGAAGAAGTACTGGCCAAGATGGAAGGCGAAGAGAAATTAAGCATTCTCGATGTAAGGGAATCTGCTGAATATGCTTTTGGACACATTCCTAATGCAAAATCAATTCCGCTTGGAGAACTGGAGCAGCGTTTCAATGAATTGGACCCTGAAGAGGATGTCTACATCATTTGCCGTTCCGGATCAAGAAGTGATATGGCGGCGAAACAGCTTGCCGAAAAAGGATTTAAGAAACCAATAAATGTTGTTTCAGGGATGAAGGGCTGGACAGGTCCTACCGAAACATCGGTTGAAAAATAG